A genomic window from Parafrankia discariae includes:
- a CDS encoding class I SAM-dependent methyltransferase — MTSEPGGPDDIDGADRDHAGGRDRSHSPDRPHSQDSPHSQDRPDRPDRSGGRGRDDLVRADGADSPDRAGPVRGTGRQPAQGRNDPTGGEDAAGRWFRPSTDPTGAWPGRQSERGAAGPGQSPPPAGAVPPPTVVPPAGAVPPPTVVPPAGAVPPPTVVPPAGGVPPAGGVPPPTVVPPPALPRPPVEQRPPTPPSTTPPPTALPPSSLFTPRPAPPAAGQRAAEQPGPLGGRPAPVSSGYVVSPGSSATFDAPVDDPGRPEPRGRRAGPPAAAPSSGVTPGGPVPGGPVPDSPVPGGPAPGGTEPGDAGAGRRTPATAAAAKAADLEVRDSFAELAAVTYDGGDHAPEITEITEKTLAPLLLHSLSDLREMWVPLLEASGARSIAEIGSESGVTTSLLVDLLRRGGGGRLLVIDPEPGVAPSSGGGLDVEVVRGYSPEALDGHAPTDAYLIDGDHNYATVRGELGMIETAVRDFGRSYFPLVILHDVGWPAGRRDQYYAPDRIPESVRQPNSWDVGVEIDRTDAVPGRGFRGMGAFSWALAEGGPRNGVRTAVEDFVAEHPDLRFFTIAPIFGLGVILDRRAPWARRAADLLAPWVANTLLARMERNRVDLYLRVLALQDDAVGAARARQREWARIDAERSEAAARDLQRLNRISELEQELAAARKVPRPPWVPASPDESKLVTAARIANAALRSRRGGGPGGPGGPGVPSAASSPASRVGNAVVARLGSGLTRRTDHGSTPGRPAR, encoded by the coding sequence ATGACGTCCGAGCCCGGCGGCCCGGACGACATCGACGGGGCCGACCGGGACCACGCGGGCGGCCGAGACCGTTCACACAGCCCGGACCGCCCGCACAGCCAGGACAGCCCGCACAGCCAGGACCGGCCGGACCGCCCGGACCGTTCGGGTGGTCGGGGCCGTGACGACCTGGTCCGCGCGGACGGCGCCGACAGCCCGGACCGGGCGGGCCCGGTCCGGGGTACCGGGCGGCAGCCGGCCCAGGGCCGGAACGATCCCACCGGTGGGGAGGACGCCGCCGGCCGCTGGTTCCGCCCGTCGACGGACCCGACGGGTGCCTGGCCGGGCCGCCAGTCCGAACGCGGGGCGGCCGGCCCGGGTCAGTCCCCGCCGCCGGCGGGCGCGGTGCCGCCGCCGACCGTGGTGCCGCCGGCGGGCGCGGTGCCGCCGCCGACCGTGGTGCCGCCGGCGGGCGCGGTGCCGCCGCCGACCGTGGTGCCGCCGGCGGGCGGGGTGCCGCCGGCGGGCGGGGTGCCGCCGCCGACCGTGGTGCCGCCGCCGGCCCTGCCGAGGCCTCCGGTCGAGCAGCGTCCACCCACGCCGCCCTCGACGACACCACCACCGACCGCGTTGCCCCCGTCCTCCCTCTTCACTCCGCGCCCGGCCCCGCCCGCGGCCGGGCAGCGTGCCGCGGAGCAGCCGGGCCCGCTCGGCGGCCGGCCCGCTCCCGTCTCGTCCGGGTACGTCGTCTCGCCGGGGAGCTCGGCGACGTTCGACGCGCCCGTGGATGACCCGGGCCGCCCGGAACCCCGGGGCCGGCGCGCCGGCCCTCCGGCAGCGGCCCCGTCGAGCGGCGTGACGCCCGGCGGCCCGGTCCCCGGCGGCCCGGTCCCCGACAGCCCGGTTCCCGGTGGCCCTGCTCCGGGCGGCACCGAGCCTGGTGACGCCGGCGCCGGCAGGCGCACACCCGCGACCGCGGCGGCGGCCAAGGCGGCGGACCTGGAGGTGCGTGACAGCTTCGCCGAGCTCGCGGCCGTCACCTACGACGGCGGCGACCACGCCCCCGAGATCACCGAGATCACCGAGAAGACCCTCGCGCCGCTGTTGCTGCACTCGCTGTCGGACCTGCGTGAGATGTGGGTTCCGCTGCTGGAGGCGTCCGGGGCGCGCAGCATCGCCGAGATCGGCTCGGAGAGCGGGGTGACGACGTCCCTGCTCGTCGACCTGCTGCGGCGCGGCGGTGGCGGGCGGCTGCTGGTCATCGACCCCGAACCGGGTGTGGCGCCGTCCTCCGGCGGTGGTCTCGACGTCGAGGTCGTCCGCGGTTACAGCCCCGAGGCGCTGGACGGCCACGCCCCGACCGACGCCTACCTGATCGACGGGGACCACAACTACGCCACGGTCCGCGGCGAGCTCGGGATGATCGAGACCGCCGTGCGCGACTTCGGCCGCTCCTATTTCCCGCTGGTCATCCTGCACGACGTCGGCTGGCCCGCCGGCCGCCGGGACCAGTACTACGCCCCCGACCGCATCCCGGAGTCGGTGCGCCAGCCGAACTCGTGGGACGTTGGCGTGGAGATCGACCGGACGGACGCCGTCCCCGGCCGCGGCTTCCGCGGCATGGGCGCGTTCTCCTGGGCGCTGGCCGAGGGCGGCCCCCGCAACGGGGTGCGCACCGCCGTCGAGGACTTCGTCGCCGAGCATCCCGACCTGCGTTTCTTCACCATCGCGCCGATCTTCGGACTCGGTGTGATCCTCGACCGCCGTGCCCCCTGGGCCCGCCGCGCCGCCGACCTGCTCGCACCGTGGGTCGCCAACACCCTGCTGGCCCGGATGGAGCGCAACCGCGTCGACCTGTACCTGCGGGTCCTCGCGCTGCAGGACGACGCGGTCGGCGCCGCCCGCGCCCGGCAGCGGGAATGGGCCCGGATCGACGCCGAGCGCAGCGAGGCCGCCGCCCGTGACCTGCAACGGCTGAACCGGATCAGCGAGCTCGAACAGGAACTGGCCGCCGCGCGCAAGGTCCCCCGCCCGCCGTGGGTGCCCGCGTCACCGGACGAGTCGAAGCTGGTCACCGCCGCCCGGATCGCCAACGCCGCGCTGCGCTCCCGCCGCGGTGGTGGGCCCGGTGGGCCCGGCGGCCCCGGCGTGCCGTCCGCCGCGAGCTCTCCCGCCAGCCGCGTCGGCAATGCCGTAGTCGCCCGGCTGGGCTCCGGCCTGACCCGCCGCACCGACCACGGATCCACCCCCGGCCGCCCCGCCCGGTGA
- a CDS encoding HAD family hydrolase yields MFTDVRLREVWSHLESGGAQALTLDVFDTLLWRMVPEPAHAFITLGHRLTDLGQLPSGVTPGEFARLRVYAEHQARLHSHEVRGTHEVRLDEIWQVLVPALPGAGGIGDLMDVELAVERDLCRADLAVVELAELAMTKLGLPVYLLSDTYFSAAQLERLLSRPELAGVPFTQIFTSSDAGISKSDGLFRHMLAASNLQPSRVVHLGDHPVADVESAREHGLVAIHYPKYSGSLKATIELEGLLTGPGDDTPLDAANGDYGMTALRARSLHRADAAAVPPGLRRYWESGATVFGPVFTGFADWAVERTGDHGADHIYCLMREGDFLSRLIADPGADAGVTTSTLWASRQVCALANVFEGSPEELRGFLVRRHAPSVGQLLRQLGVAIDNVAGISSLTDRRLDVPGLLDDTLEALCSDERIRSEIVLTAGRLRDRYVQYLDTQLPDSGRIVLVDLGWGGTIQALLARLLASTGREFDVVGLYLATNAAAGTHRLAGLQIEGYAASGGQPELMANQLMRSPEVLEQLCMPDIGSLVSFDDDGRPVLSIDRTSRTQVAQRTAVQDGILAFQREWLRYRRSETAMPSLSEPGARHASLRTLTRFVSRPTAAEASAFGAWAHDDNFGSDSTEGLLPPELVRRMPYLTPADVEKITMRELYWPAGVAGVANRSLAVISGLAAAAGVPAEEVSPEAAAGPVELYVDTGTDFAHGQKEIAVTRSGRDGMSIVRLRIDGIGVRRVRIDPAGRRGLLRLDWLTISFHLHNAVEPYKVTVTSLDDLAGQQLALVGVRLLQANLLEIVGDDPQIIYTIDFTTQPTLGGTYAIEVEMAFGWLGIRADPLQVRTAGVARTGLPVRAARKIRRELGGLR; encoded by the coding sequence GTGTTCACCGACGTCCGACTTCGCGAGGTCTGGTCGCATCTGGAGTCGGGCGGTGCGCAGGCCCTGACTCTGGATGTATTCGACACTCTGCTCTGGCGCATGGTGCCCGAGCCGGCTCACGCGTTCATCACGCTGGGACATCGACTGACCGATCTCGGTCAGCTCCCGTCCGGGGTCACCCCGGGGGAGTTCGCCCGGCTGCGTGTCTACGCCGAGCACCAGGCCAGGCTGCACTCGCACGAGGTGCGCGGCACCCACGAGGTGCGCCTGGACGAGATCTGGCAGGTGCTCGTCCCCGCGCTGCCCGGCGCGGGCGGCATCGGCGACCTGATGGACGTCGAGCTCGCCGTCGAGCGGGACCTGTGCCGGGCCGACCTGGCCGTGGTGGAGCTCGCCGAGCTCGCCATGACCAAGCTCGGCCTGCCGGTCTACCTGCTCTCCGACACGTACTTCTCGGCCGCGCAGCTGGAGCGGCTGCTCAGCCGCCCGGAGCTCGCCGGGGTGCCGTTCACCCAGATCTTCACCTCCTCCGACGCGGGCATCAGCAAGAGCGACGGGCTGTTCCGGCACATGCTGGCCGCCTCGAACCTGCAGCCCTCCCGGGTCGTCCACCTCGGGGACCACCCGGTGGCGGACGTGGAGAGCGCCCGCGAGCACGGGCTCGTCGCCATCCACTACCCGAAGTACTCCGGGTCACTGAAGGCGACGATCGAGCTGGAGGGCCTGCTCACCGGCCCCGGGGACGACACCCCCCTCGACGCCGCCAACGGCGACTACGGCATGACCGCGCTGCGGGCCCGCTCGCTGCACCGGGCGGACGCCGCCGCCGTCCCGCCGGGGCTGCGCCGCTACTGGGAGTCCGGGGCGACCGTGTTCGGCCCGGTCTTCACCGGGTTCGCCGACTGGGCGGTGGAACGCACCGGGGACCACGGCGCCGACCACATCTACTGCCTGATGCGCGAGGGTGACTTCCTCTCCCGGCTGATCGCCGACCCGGGCGCCGACGCCGGGGTGACCACCTCGACGCTGTGGGCGTCCCGGCAGGTCTGCGCGCTGGCGAACGTGTTCGAGGGCAGTCCCGAGGAGCTGCGCGGGTTCCTCGTCCGCCGGCACGCGCCCAGCGTCGGCCAGCTGCTGCGCCAGCTCGGTGTGGCCATCGACAACGTCGCCGGCATCTCCTCGCTCACCGACCGCCGGCTCGACGTCCCCGGCCTGCTCGACGACACCCTCGAGGCGCTGTGCTCCGACGAGCGCATCCGCAGCGAGATCGTGCTGACCGCCGGCCGGCTGCGCGACCGCTACGTCCAGTACCTCGACACCCAGCTGCCCGACTCGGGCCGCATCGTGCTGGTCGACCTGGGCTGGGGCGGCACCATCCAGGCGCTGCTCGCCCGGCTGCTCGCCTCCACCGGGCGCGAGTTCGACGTCGTCGGCCTGTACCTGGCGACGAACGCCGCCGCCGGCACGCACCGCCTCGCCGGCCTGCAGATCGAGGGTTACGCGGCCTCCGGCGGGCAGCCCGAGCTGATGGCCAACCAGCTCATGCGCAGTCCCGAGGTGCTCGAACAGCTCTGTATGCCCGACATCGGCTCGCTGGTCTCCTTCGACGACGACGGCCGGCCCGTCCTGAGCATCGACCGGACGTCGCGGACCCAGGTCGCCCAGCGGACCGCCGTCCAGGACGGCATCCTCGCCTTCCAGCGGGAGTGGCTGCGCTACCGGCGCTCGGAGACGGCGATGCCGTCGCTGTCCGAGCCCGGGGCCCGGCACGCGTCGCTGCGGACGCTGACCCGGTTCGTCTCCCGTCCCACCGCGGCCGAGGCGTCGGCGTTCGGGGCCTGGGCGCACGACGACAACTTCGGCTCCGACTCCACCGAGGGCCTGCTGCCGCCCGAGCTGGTCCGCCGGATGCCCTACCTGACCCCCGCGGACGTCGAGAAGATCACGATGCGGGAGCTGTACTGGCCCGCGGGTGTGGCCGGGGTCGCGAACCGGTCGCTCGCGGTGATCAGCGGCCTGGCCGCCGCGGCCGGGGTGCCCGCCGAGGAGGTCTCCCCGGAGGCGGCGGCCGGCCCGGTCGAGCTGTACGTCGACACCGGCACCGACTTCGCCCACGGCCAGAAGGAGATCGCGGTCACCCGCTCCGGCCGGGACGGCATGTCGATCGTCCGCCTGCGCATCGACGGGATCGGCGTCCGGCGGGTGCGCATCGACCCGGCCGGCCGGCGCGGCCTGCTCCGCCTCGACTGGCTGACGATCTCGTTCCACCTGCACAACGCCGTCGAGCCGTACAAGGTCACCGTCACCTCGCTGGACGACCTCGCCGGCCAGCAGCTCGCCCTGGTCGGGGTCCGCCTGCTGCAGGCCAACCTGCTGGAGATCGTCGGCGACGACCCCCAGATCATCTACACGATCGATTTCACCACCCAGCCCACGCTGGGCGGGACGTACGCGATCGAGGTCGAGATGGCCTTCGGCTGGCTCGGGATCCGGGCCGACCCGCTGCAGGTGCGCACGGCCGGCGTCGCCCGCACCGGCCTGCCCGTCCGCGCCGCCCGCAAGATCCGCCGTGAGCTGGGCGGCCTGCGATGA